The Streptomyces rubrogriseus genomic sequence GGCGACTCCGCCTACCTCGAGGACGTCCTGGCCGGCATCGAGGGACCCGTCGTCCTGGCCGGTCACTCCTACGGCGGTTCGGTGATCAGCAACGCCGCCACCGGCAACAAGAACGTCAAGGCGCTGGTCTACCTCGCCGCCTTCCTCCCCGAGAAGGGCGAGAGCGCGGTCGACCTGTCCGGGCGGTTCCCCGGCAGCACCCTCGGCGAGGCACTCCGCCCCGTGCCGGTGACGAACGCCGACGGTTCCCAGGGCACCGACCTCTACATCCGAAACGACAAGTTCCGCCACCAGTTCGCCGCCGACGTCTCCCGTAACAAGACCGACCTGATGGCCGTCACCCAGCGACCGGTCACCGAGGCGGCCCTGGCCGAGGGAGCGGGCGAACCGGCCTGGAAGACCATCCCCTCCTGGGTCCTGGTCGCCACCAAGGATCTCAACATCCCCGCCCAGGCCCAGGAGTTCATGGCCCGTCGGGCCGGTGCCCACACCACCGAGGTGCGATCGTCCCACGCGGTCAGCGTCTCGCAGCCCGGAAAGGTCACCGGCGTCATCGAGGACGCCGCCCGCTCGGTGCGCTGAGAGCGCACCCGTGATCGAAGGGCCGGTGGTTCGCCACCGGCCCTTTCCCGACCCCGCGCCGTGTGCGTGTCGCGCACCGGTTCCCGGCCGCCCAAGGACGGACTCATGCGCCGCGAACCGCGGATCATCCCGATAGGTCCCGGCCAACTCGCCCGCACCGTGGCGATGCACCGCCGCTGCTCCCCGCAGACCCTGTGGAGCCGCTACCACCGGGCGATGGCCGACCCCCGCACGTATGTGCCCACTCTGCTGTCCCGCCCAGGATCGGTACACCTGGCCGCGGTGGGCGCCACCGGACGCATCGTCGC encodes the following:
- a CDS encoding alpha/beta fold hydrolase; this encodes MNRTSRTSRTRTTMTVLAGAGVAAGLLVTTIAPASADKRPADRGDKPTVVLVHGAFADSTSWNGVIDKLRHDGYPVVAVANPLRSLSGDSAYLEDVLAGIEGPVVLAGHSYGGSVISNAATGNKNVKALVYLAAFLPEKGESAVDLSGRFPGSTLGEALRPVPVTNADGSQGTDLYIRNDKFRHQFAADVSRNKTDLMAVTQRPVTEAALAEGAGEPAWKTIPSWVLVATKDLNIPAQAQEFMARRAGAHTTEVRSSHAVSVSQPGKVTGVIEDAARSVR